Sequence from the Panicum virgatum strain AP13 chromosome 5N, P.virgatum_v5, whole genome shotgun sequence genome:
CCACAGCGCCTAAAGAACAATTGTTAACAGAAAGAGCTTAAGATTATAGTCCGAACAGCCTAAAGGCAACCAATTATCCCAGAAATCTTGTAGGGAAGTGGGAGGTAATTCTCAACTTTACTAGTGTCAGATAGGGAATTTACCAATGTTACCCAATGCTGACAATTATATTTATTGGAAAAAGAAGGTTGCTGGAGATGGTATTTGTATGATTGTACCACATTAACGTAACTGTCTAAGATTAATAAACCTTCCTCATCGGGGGGAAAAAAATCCTTCCCGAATCCGACTTGTCAGCCGCGCGAGCCCTTCAAAGTTCAGGAAAATAGGTTTCACATTACTCATGTAGAAATGTGTGATCTGCCTTAAAACGCGTAGCTTAGCATCGTTGCTAAAGATAAAGGCACAGCACGTCTCCACCCGTCACGCAGCGATGCGGCTTTACCCTTTATGCTGCTCGCTCGGTGAGCTCTTTGCAGGGCTCACACATTTCTACCTTTTAATCGAGTGCTCTGCTCCCACCCCCTCCTCCATCATCCCCTTCCTATATAAACTCTCCCTCGAGGCCTCGACCAACAGCGTCGGACGAATCGCGTCCCAGCAGCCTGTGACCTGACCTCACTCTGTCCCTCACAGAAGCCGATCTGACCAACCAGCTCTCGGCAGCCacacggccggccatggcggcaacGGCTAGGCAAGCTAGGCGGCCAGCGGCCGGAGTAGCCTTGCTGGCCTTCGCCCTGTGCCTCCTGCCGGCGGTGGCTCGCGCGCAGCTCCGGGTGGGGTTCTACGACACCACCTGCCCAAACGCCGAGGCGCTGGTCCGccaggccgtcgccgccgccttcgccaaggacgccggcgtcgccgcggGGCTCATTCGCCTCCATTTCCATGACTGCTTTGTCAGGGTAACAAAACTTAATTACTCTAGTTTGGATCGTGTGAGATGCATGGTTTCAGTTTTACCACCTGCGGCTTTAGTTAAGCGAACATGCGTGAAAAGATGCGTGAAAGCCCATACAATGATGCAATTGCTAGGAATCTAGTGCCATATGATTTATTAGTAGCTTATTAAGTTAACTAAGAATCAGCTTTCAGGAGTATGCATGGTGAAACTCACTACAGTTACTGAAAAATGAACGAGAAAAAACATTACTACTGAGAAAACAAAGTTCTTGTTACTTGCAGACAAAAAAATTTCTTTTACATGTTACACAACGACACACATATTTTACATGTTCCTTGTCAACGATACATACATGCCTTAATTAATTGTTTTTGCCTGATCGGCCTACCACCGGAACACATATTTTGATTTAATGATAAAGTTACCCAAACTTCTTTATTAGGTGTCATGAGGAAAATCACGAAAGAATAAAACAAAGATCATCCTCTTGGTTAGTTTAATTTTCATCGAAAACCCTCCTTCAAGTACTAGCTTCCCATAACAGATTCAACCATTAAAATCAACTTGCCATATGTGGCCTAGAATTAAAAAACCCTTTTTTAGATGATCCTATAATATATAGTAATATAATTTTGCCTGCATCTTCATTCTTCCGTGTCGTTAAAGTAATATAATATAAAGAGATAGTTACACCTTAAATTTAAACTACAGTAATTCCCCAGTTTGACAACATGAACATGAGCTTCCTCTGCTTTTCACAATTCGACCGCCGCGTGAGCTTTCGAATGACGCCGAAAAGAAAGGCTTTTCACATGTCGTTATGAACATTTATTTCGCAGATCGATATCTGATCAGCATTAGTAGTGCTTTGAACATATCTATGAAATGGAAAGCAACGGCAAAGCAAAAGTTGCCACACGAGACAAAGAGACAAGTCTCCAAAGCACAAAagctcaaaaaaagaaaaagaaaaaaagagtgaAGGCATGTATACATGCTCTGCTGTTTTCCTTCATGGAAGGCAACGCATATTCTCTGCTTCCAACTGTCGCCAAGAACAACCTTTTGTAGGACGAATCACACGTTGatctttaatttttataaatcaaaCAGCTCTGTTTGTTTTTCCTGTTAATAACGTGTACTTTGAGTCTTTGACACGCGTCTTTTATTTATAAGTTTATAACACACTACTACTGCACACAGGGCTGTGACGGTTCGGTCCTCCTGACAGTGAACCCCGGCGGCGGGCAGACGGAGCGCGACGCCGCCCCGAACAAGCCGAGCCTCCGCGGCTTCGAGGTGATCGACGCCGCCAAGGCCGCCGTGGAGCGGAGCTGCCCGCGCACCGTCTCCTGCGCCGACATCGTCGCCTTCGCCGCCCGCGACAGCATCAGCCTCACCGGCAGCGTCTCGTACCAGGTCCCCGCTGGCCGGCGCGACGGCCGCGTGTCCAACAAGTCGGAGACCGTCGACCTGCCCCCGCCCTCGTCCACGGCGAAGAACCTCACCGACCTGTTCGCCGCCAAGAACCTCAGCGTGGAGGACATGGTCGTCCTCTCCGGCGCCCACACCGTCGGCCGCTCCTTCTGCAACTCCTTCGTCGGCCGCGTCTGGAACCAGACCGCGACGCCCCCCGCCGCCatcgtacgccgccgccgccgccgtagctccATCTTTCTTGCCGCATCATCTCGATCCGTACTCATGCCGCATCATCGTGTGTGCAGGTGGACGCGGGGCTGAGCGCGTCGTACGCGGCGCTGCTGCGCGCGCTGTGCCCGGCGAACACGACGCAGGAGACGCCGATCACGACGGCCATGGACCCCGGGACGCCCAACGTGCTGGACAACAACTACTACAAGCTGCTGCCCCGCGGCATGGGGCTCTTCTTCTCCGACAACCAGCTGCGCGTGGACCCGCGGATGGCCGCGCTGGTGGGCAGCTTCGCGGCCAACGAGACGCTGTGGAAGGAGAAGTTCGCGGCGGCGATGGTCAAGATGGGCCGCACCCAGGTGCAGACGGGGGCCTGCGGGGAGGTCCGGCTCAACTGCAGCGTCGTCAACccggcgtcctcgtcgtcgtccatcGAGCTGGCTTCCAGCACGCCGGCCGTCGACGAGGATGGCGTCGCCACGAGCTAAAACTGATGACATGcctctccggccgccgccgtcgtcgatcGATTCAAGATTTGCGCACGTTTCATTTCATTTCTAGCTTGATTTTGTGGCCTGGACACTGTTTGTTTTTGCTAGGCTTTTGGACGTGACGGTGAGCATCTGCGCGCGTCTCCTATATAGTCTGCACCTGAACTTTCAGTGGTCGACTAATAATAAGCACGTACGCGCGTGTTTCGTGTTGTTGTCACGATACTGTTGGTCTGATGATCGATGAACATGAGAGTTTGTTACTTCCATTGTCATATTATAGGTCGATTTTCACACTGCTATGATGCTATCTTTGTTTGATTGTTGTTTACATCTAGTGTTTATGTCCATGTTCAAGGAACCTAACGCACCCATCCTAATAAATACTACATGGTACGTACCATTAGATCCAACCCCGCCCcactccacccccccccccccccccccaaaaaactTTTAAGAAAAATACTTGAAGTACGTGTTTATCATCAAAACTACTTTTGGATGTATCTATTTAcataagtatttttagaaacGATGAATAGTCAAACCAATGAAAATAAATCAATAatcatatatttaagaacaGAGGTAATACCACCGATTACTATTCTATATTTTTAGAGCAGCTCCGGTCCTTGTACTCGCAAAGTCAGCCCTGCTGAACCAAACCACGGTTCGGTCTCTCAAGCGTCAACATCGAATAGTGGGGCCCGaatctaaaaaagaaaaattatgatCCTCATCCGTCCTCCCCTTCACGCCAATGTACAATGCTTATTTTTAATTGGAATGGAAGGGGGCGGGGGGTAACGGCCATGTCCATGCTCCACTTTCTGACAGCAAACGTGCGAACCGT
This genomic interval carries:
- the LOC120676023 gene encoding peroxidase 1-like, whose translation is MAATARQARRPAAGVALLAFALCLLPAVARAQLRVGFYDTTCPNAEALVRQAVAAAFAKDAGVAAGLIRLHFHDCFVRGCDGSVLLTVNPGGGQTERDAAPNKPSLRGFEVIDAAKAAVERSCPRTVSCADIVAFAARDSISLTGSVSYQVPAGRRDGRVSNKSETVDLPPPSSTAKNLTDLFAAKNLSVEDMVVLSGAHTVGRSFCNSFVGRVWNQTATPPAAIVDAGLSASYAALLRALCPANTTQETPITTAMDPGTPNVLDNNYYKLLPRGMGLFFSDNQLRVDPRMAALVGSFAANETLWKEKFAAAMVKMGRTQVQTGACGEVRLNCSVVNPASSSSSIELASSTPAVDEDGVATS